Proteins encoded together in one Sphingomonas radiodurans window:
- a CDS encoding nitroreductase family protein, whose amino-acid sequence MFNDTSSPLSLLQTRRSGKPRDLGAPGPSEAQVAEMCAIACRTPDHGKLAPWRFVMVADAQRDAFAALLLDAYRGERPGAKQLELDAVEQFARQAPALVVALSSPRLGSQIPVWEQELSAGAACMNLLHAAHAMGFAGGWLSTWAAFNEQVRDAFGAAPERIAGFIFIGTPTRPQEERPRPDLAVTVRKWTP is encoded by the coding sequence ATGTTCAACGATACGTCCTCGCCGCTGTCACTCCTTCAGACCCGCCGTTCGGGAAAGCCGCGCGATCTGGGGGCGCCGGGGCCGAGCGAGGCGCAGGTGGCGGAGATGTGTGCCATCGCGTGTCGCACGCCGGATCATGGCAAGCTTGCGCCGTGGCGCTTCGTGATGGTCGCGGACGCGCAGCGCGATGCGTTTGCGGCCTTGCTGCTCGATGCCTATCGCGGCGAGCGGCCGGGGGCGAAGCAGCTCGAACTCGACGCGGTGGAGCAATTCGCGCGGCAGGCGCCGGCGCTCGTCGTCGCTTTGTCGTCGCCGCGGCTTGGGAGCCAGATTCCGGTGTGGGAGCAGGAATTGTCGGCGGGGGCGGCGTGCATGAACTTGCTCCATGCGGCGCACGCGATGGGGTTTGCGGGCGGGTGGCTTTCGACCTGGGCGGCGTTCAACGAGCAGGTGCGCGATGCGTTCGGCGCGGCGCCCGAGCGGATCGCGGGGTTCATCTTCATCGGCACGCCGACGCGCCCGCAGGAGGAGCGGCCGCGGCCCGATCTGGCCGTAACTGTCCGGAAATGGACACCATAG
- the prsK gene encoding XrtA/PEP-CTERM system histidine kinase PrsK — MITAPMTLWTHALAALLFGTLALAQVRATGRGLPRLTFIAALVATALWALAVAGLDTRDVATRVAESVRNLAWLAFMYALARRDRSAPALRWAASVYAAVALVVAGSAVLAVASAMTADREAVAAYSYARVLLRMLAAIAALLLVNQLRHGAAWRSRGGIRIVAVALSLMWAVDLLIYCTAWFVEGWPEGLIDARGAMMVVLAPLFGLAVQRDGHWTLQVSRTVALQSLSIITIGLYVVVTGLATGVIAAFGGNHARIVQTAFVFGTTATLLTIVSTPWVRAWAKVVVAKHLFSHRYDYRSEWLRFTETLGAPGGDAPSLDVRVVKAIADLTDSPGGLLLVPDGPGLGLGVTWNWPDAPRPSETDEALFAHLASSGRIIELDAVRGDGADADDSSSVAAWLRDNADAWAVVPLVHFDRLAGAIVLARPSLDRALDWEDFDLLGVAGRQAASYLAESRAHAALADAQRFDEFNRRFAFIMHDLKNLVSQLTLVARNAERHADNPAFRADMVATLTESSARMNALLAKLSQHHGSRGEAIRAVPLLALAEGIAAARRAQHPVLASGDPHAMATADPSALETLVTHLVQNAIEASAPDRAVTLHVATEAGRATITVADEGCGMSPAFVRDQLFRPFVSGKPGGFGLGAFEARQLAEAMGGTVTVTSREGEGTSFRITLPLAAPSTDALGIAA; from the coding sequence ATGATCACCGCGCCGATGACCTTGTGGACGCACGCGCTCGCCGCGCTGCTGTTCGGCACGCTCGCGCTGGCGCAAGTGCGCGCCACCGGCCGCGGGCTGCCACGCCTCACCTTCATCGCCGCGCTCGTCGCAACGGCTTTATGGGCGCTCGCGGTGGCCGGGCTCGATACGCGCGATGTCGCCACCCGCGTCGCGGAAAGCGTGCGCAACCTCGCTTGGCTCGCCTTCATGTACGCGCTCGCGCGACGCGATCGATCGGCCCCGGCGCTGCGTTGGGCCGCCAGCGTCTATGCCGCCGTCGCGCTCGTGGTAGCGGGAAGCGCCGTGCTCGCGGTCGCCTCCGCCATGACGGCCGATCGCGAGGCGGTGGCGGCGTACAGCTATGCGCGCGTCCTGCTCCGCATGCTGGCCGCGATCGCCGCGCTGCTGCTCGTCAACCAGTTGCGGCATGGGGCGGCTTGGCGCAGCCGCGGCGGGATACGTATCGTTGCGGTCGCGCTGTCGCTGATGTGGGCGGTCGATCTCCTGATCTACTGCACCGCCTGGTTCGTCGAGGGATGGCCGGAGGGTCTGATCGACGCACGCGGCGCGATGATGGTCGTGCTAGCGCCGCTGTTCGGGCTTGCGGTGCAGCGCGACGGCCACTGGACGTTGCAGGTCTCGCGCACCGTCGCGCTGCAATCGCTCTCGATCATTACCATCGGGCTCTATGTCGTCGTGACTGGCCTTGCGACCGGCGTGATCGCCGCATTCGGTGGCAACCATGCGCGGATCGTCCAGACCGCGTTCGTCTTCGGCACCACCGCCACGCTGCTGACGATCGTCTCCACCCCTTGGGTCCGCGCCTGGGCCAAGGTCGTGGTCGCCAAGCACCTCTTCAGCCACCGCTACGATTATCGCAGCGAGTGGCTGCGCTTCACCGAAACGCTCGGCGCCCCCGGCGGCGACGCGCCATCGCTCGACGTGCGCGTGGTGAAGGCGATCGCCGACCTCACCGACTCGCCGGGCGGCTTGTTACTGGTGCCCGACGGCCCCGGCCTAGGCCTTGGCGTGACCTGGAACTGGCCCGATGCGCCGCGGCCGAGCGAGACCGACGAGGCGCTGTTTGCCCACCTCGCCAGCAGCGGCCGCATCATCGAGCTCGATGCGGTGCGCGGCGATGGCGCCGATGCCGACGACAGCAGCAGCGTCGCCGCCTGGTTGCGCGACAATGCCGACGCCTGGGCAGTCGTGCCGCTGGTTCACTTCGACCGGCTCGCCGGCGCGATCGTGCTCGCCCGCCCGTCGCTGGATCGCGCGCTCGATTGGGAGGATTTCGACCTGCTCGGCGTCGCTGGCCGCCAGGCCGCGAGCTACCTCGCCGAATCGCGCGCGCACGCCGCGCTCGCCGACGCGCAGCGCTTCGACGAGTTCAACCGCCGCTTCGCCTTCATCATGCACGATCTGAAAAACCTCGTGAGCCAACTTACCCTCGTCGCGCGCAATGCCGAGCGCCACGCAGACAACCCCGCGTTCCGGGCCGACATGGTCGCGACGCTCACCGAATCCTCCGCGCGGATGAATGCGCTGCTCGCGAAGCTGTCGCAGCATCACGGCAGTCGCGGCGAAGCGATCCGCGCCGTCCCGCTGCTCGCGCTCGCCGAAGGGATCGCCGCTGCACGCCGCGCGCAGCACCCGGTGCTCGCCAGCGGTGATCCGCACGCGATGGCGACCGCGGACCCAAGCGCGCTCGAAACGCTTGTCACGCACCTCGTCCAGAACGCCATCGAGGCAAGCGCTCCCGACCGCGCCGTCACGCTGCATGTCGCGACCGAGGCAGGCCGCGCCACCATCACCGTCGCCGATGAAGGCTGCGGCATGTCCCCCGCCTTCGTGCGCGATCAGCTGTTCCGCCCCTTCGTATCGGGCAAGCCCGGCGGCTTTGGCCTTGGCGCGTTCGAGGCGCGGCAACTCGCCGAAGCGATGGGCGGCACGGTGACCGTCACCAGCCGCGAGGGCGAGGGAACCAGCTTCCGCATCACCCTGCCGCTCGCCGCCCCCAGCACCGACGCCTTGGGAATCGCCGCATGA
- a CDS encoding peptide MFS transporter: protein MPIIPSIALGFLAILLAGGTVAATTKGPEFLGHPKGLYVLFFAEMWERFSYYGMRALLIFYLTKHWLFDDGKSNLIYGAYTSLVYITPVLGGYLADRYLGQRKAVVFGAVLLTLGHLLMAVEGDGGQGSSALNVFWLALAFIIVGSGFLKANISVIVGQLYPLTDVRRDGAYTIFYIGINVGAALGTIMAGWLGETYGWAYGFGAAGIGMLLGLVVFVLGKPLLLGKGEAPGPLTKKLEWSLYGVGLAAIAVIWALVQYQSVIQTLLIISGIALLGYVLFESFKLEPHARDRMFAVLFLIALNPVFWGLFEQAGGSLNLYTDRYVDRGDVPASLFQSINPIYIVLLGPIFAALWVFLGKRGIEPSAPAKFGLALAQVGLSFLVFVWGARTVGVEVATPIFFVFAIYFLQTTGELCLSPVGLSAMNRLAPKHLASLIMGAWFYMTAVGNFVAGKIGEATGGESGEMTKEGTLAIYSTIGWWTIGIAAVVLALSPLVRRWMHLDTLQDETGHGMAGEAELAEPQAAGFRTAGETRP from the coding sequence TTGCCCATCATTCCGTCGATCGCGCTTGGTTTTCTCGCGATCCTGCTGGCCGGCGGCACCGTCGCCGCGACCACCAAGGGGCCCGAGTTCCTGGGCCATCCCAAGGGCCTCTACGTCCTGTTCTTCGCCGAAATGTGGGAGCGTTTCTCCTATTACGGCATGCGCGCACTGCTGATCTTCTACCTGACCAAGCACTGGCTGTTCGATGACGGCAAGTCGAACCTGATCTACGGCGCCTATACCAGCCTGGTGTACATCACCCCGGTGCTCGGCGGCTATCTCGCCGATCGCTATCTGGGGCAGCGCAAGGCGGTGGTATTCGGGGCGGTATTGCTCACGCTCGGCCATTTGCTGATGGCGGTCGAGGGCGATGGTGGTCAGGGCTCGTCGGCGCTCAACGTCTTCTGGCTCGCGCTCGCCTTCATCATCGTCGGCTCGGGCTTCCTGAAGGCCAATATTTCGGTGATCGTCGGCCAGCTCTATCCGCTCACCGATGTGCGCCGCGACGGCGCCTATACGATCTTCTACATCGGCATCAACGTCGGCGCCGCGCTCGGTACGATCATGGCGGGTTGGCTCGGCGAAACCTATGGCTGGGCGTACGGCTTCGGCGCGGCGGGCATCGGGATGCTGCTTGGCCTCGTCGTGTTCGTGCTCGGCAAGCCGCTGCTGCTCGGCAAGGGCGAAGCGCCCGGCCCGCTCACGAAGAAGCTCGAATGGTCGCTTTACGGCGTCGGCCTCGCCGCCATCGCGGTGATCTGGGCGCTAGTCCAGTATCAGAGCGTCATCCAGACGCTGCTGATCATCTCGGGCATCGCGCTGCTCGGATACGTGCTGTTCGAAAGCTTCAAGCTCGAGCCGCACGCCCGCGATCGTATGTTCGCGGTGCTGTTCCTGATCGCGCTCAACCCGGTGTTCTGGGGCTTGTTCGAACAGGCCGGCGGCAGCCTCAATCTCTACACCGATCGCTACGTCGATCGCGGCGATGTGCCCGCGTCGCTGTTCCAGTCGATCAACCCGATCTACATCGTGTTGCTCGGTCCGATTTTCGCGGCCTTATGGGTGTTCCTCGGCAAGCGCGGCATCGAGCCGTCGGCGCCGGCCAAGTTCGGCCTCGCGCTGGCGCAGGTCGGCCTGTCGTTCCTCGTCTTCGTCTGGGGCGCGCGCACCGTCGGCGTCGAGGTCGCGACGCCGATCTTCTTCGTCTTCGCGATCTACTTCCTGCAGACGACCGGCGAGCTTTGCCTCTCGCCCGTCGGCCTCAGCGCGATGAATCGCCTCGCGCCCAAGCACCTCGCCAGCCTCATCATGGGCGCGTGGTTCTACATGACCGCGGTGGGCAATTTCGTCGCCGGCAAGATCGGCGAAGCAACCGGCGGCGAAAGCGGCGAGATGACCAAGGAAGGCACGCTCGCAATCTATTCGACGATCGGCTGGTGGACGATCGGCATCGCCGCCGTCGTCCTCGCCTTGAGCCCGCTGGTCCGCCGCTGGATGCACCTCGATACGCTGCAAGACGAAACCGGCCACGGCATGGCCGGCGAAGCCGAACTGGCCGAGCCACAAGCGGCCGGCTTCCGCACCGCCGGCGAAACGCGCCCCTGA
- a CDS encoding glycine zipper 2TM domain-containing protein, producing the protein MLALGASAMVLPTLIVTTGDADAQRRSQYREWRGKDGRMRCRKPDGTTGLIVGGVAGALLGRTIDTRGDRTLGTLGGAAVGALAGREVDRGTSRRRCR; encoded by the coding sequence ATGCTGGCGCTCGGCGCCTCTGCGATGGTTCTGCCGACCCTCATTGTCACGACCGGCGACGCGGACGCACAGCGCCGCTCGCAGTATCGCGAATGGCGCGGGAAGGACGGCCGGATGCGTTGCCGCAAGCCTGATGGCACGACCGGCTTGATCGTCGGCGGTGTTGCCGGCGCGCTGCTCGGCCGCACGATCGACACGCGCGGTGATCGGACGCTCGGCACGCTGGGCGGCGCCGCAGTCGGCGCTCTGGCCGGCCGTGAGGTCGATCGTGGCACCAGCCGTCGTCGCTGCCGCTAA
- the prsR gene encoding PEP-CTERM-box response regulator transcription factor — protein MTETRKLLIVEDDLGLQRQLRWAYDGYEVIVAGDRSSAIEALRLHEPAVVTLDLGLPPDPDGTSEGFAVLAEILSLKPDTKVIVASGHGARESALKAIADGAWDFYRKPIDIDALGLIVARAFHVHDLEAENRRLAANGAVPALGGLITAAPEMAKVMRTIERVAPADVSVMLLGASGTGKELLARGLHETSRRSRGAFVAINCAAIPETLLESELFGHEKGAFTGAVKTTEGKIEQAHGGTLFLDEIGDVPLPLQVKLLRFLQERVIERIGGRKPIAVDTRIVCATHRDIDAMVADGSFREDLYYRLAEIVVRIPSLAERPGDAALLARHFVTKYARTMNPGVTGLSPEARAAIDAHDWPGNVRELENRMKRAVIMADGKLVTAPDLDLAAADNAPINLRAVREAADRTAIRHALARADGNISHTARLLGVSRPTLYDLLKSYDLHA, from the coding sequence ATGACCGAAACCCGCAAGCTGCTGATCGTCGAGGACGATCTCGGGCTCCAGCGCCAGCTCCGCTGGGCCTATGACGGCTATGAGGTGATTGTCGCCGGCGACCGCAGCAGCGCGATCGAGGCGCTGCGGCTGCACGAACCCGCGGTGGTGACGCTCGATCTCGGTCTTCCGCCAGACCCCGACGGCACCAGCGAGGGCTTCGCCGTCCTCGCCGAAATCCTGTCGCTAAAGCCCGATACCAAGGTGATCGTCGCCTCTGGCCACGGCGCCCGCGAAAGCGCGCTGAAGGCAATCGCCGACGGCGCCTGGGATTTCTACCGCAAGCCGATCGACATCGACGCGCTCGGGCTGATCGTCGCGCGCGCTTTCCACGTCCACGATCTCGAAGCCGAAAACCGCCGCCTCGCCGCCAACGGCGCCGTCCCCGCCTTGGGCGGCCTGATCACCGCCGCGCCCGAGATGGCGAAGGTGATGCGCACGATCGAGCGCGTCGCCCCCGCCGACGTCTCGGTCATGCTGCTCGGCGCAAGCGGCACCGGCAAGGAACTGCTCGCCCGCGGCCTGCACGAAACCTCGCGCCGATCGCGCGGTGCGTTCGTCGCAATCAACTGCGCCGCCATCCCCGAGACGCTGCTCGAAAGCGAATTGTTTGGCCACGAAAAGGGCGCGTTCACCGGCGCGGTGAAGACAACCGAGGGCAAGATCGAGCAAGCGCACGGCGGCACGCTCTTCCTCGACGAGATCGGCGACGTGCCGCTCCCGCTCCAGGTCAAGCTGCTGCGCTTCCTGCAGGAACGCGTCATCGAGCGGATCGGCGGGCGCAAGCCAATCGCGGTCGACACGCGCATCGTCTGTGCCACGCACCGCGACATCGACGCGATGGTCGCCGACGGCTCGTTCCGCGAAGACCTCTATTACCGCCTCGCCGAGATCGTCGTGCGCATCCCCTCGCTCGCCGAACGCCCCGGTGACGCGGCGCTGCTAGCCCGCCATTTCGTCACGAAATACGCGCGAACGATGAACCCCGGCGTGACCGGCCTCTCGCCCGAAGCGCGCGCCGCGATCGATGCGCACGACTGGCCCGGCAACGTGCGCGAACTCGAAAACCGCATGAAGCGCGCGGTGATCATGGCCGATGGCAAGCTCGTCACCGCCCCCGATCTCGATCTCGCCGCCGCCGACAATGCGCCGATCAACCTGCGCGCGGTGCGGGAAGCGGCCGATCGCACTGCTATCCGCCACGCGCTCGCCCGCGCCGACGGCAACATCTCGCACACCGCCCGGCTGCTCGGCGTCAGCCGGCCGACGCTCTACGACCTGCTCAAGAGTTACGATCTTCATGCTTGA
- a CDS encoding tetratricopeptide repeat protein, whose protein sequence is MLDTPARYPLLRGRRRRVPRASRPLWLNARNVRILAALAAIALLLGGIALLARRAAQPDPRDALPASLAALARGNYSAARNHAIVATKGPDGGIANAVLARTYLLLGEGVSAEGALNRAVAGGVPQARLHQLFADAWLLQGDPDRALAEAARTDPRYGGYAARVRARALAAKGDVPAATRALEALIARNPRNAYAYADLARVRLDAGDILGGDVAARRAVALDPANLAASVLAGEIVRSRYGLVAALPWFERALERDAFYHPALIAYAATAGDAGRYSAMLNATRRALAARPGSPQALYLNAVMAARAGNRPLARAMLARMGDAGLGTPGVVLLSGLVAYADGGYEQAVVSFREIVGRQPMNLVGRRLLGAALLRSGDARGALDILRPLAVRPDADSYTLGLVGRAFEATGERDWSARFLDRAARPMLATPRPFEGDSGVAVLANAVADAPGDPAAAVAYIRGLIAAGDPATAYAKAQAIAAVSPGVPDAQTLAGDVLASAGRYAPALADYRRAADLRFDEPALLRLAEAADRAGQRRQGAEALALYLSQNPQSIVARRALANMQLGARDWQAAIDTLETLRDAIGPRDALLMAQLGYAYAGAGDPKTGAIYARAAYAMAPMNPAVCDAYGWALYESGDTPSALQLLVKASKLTPEHAGIRWHLAQALADANRNAEARQQIQIAMRDPSFQDRQPATALLKALTT, encoded by the coding sequence ATGCTTGATACGCCGGCACGTTACCCGCTGCTGCGCGGCCGTCGCCGGCGCGTGCCGCGCGCCAGCCGCCCCCTGTGGCTGAACGCCCGGAACGTCCGCATCCTCGCGGCCCTCGCCGCGATCGCGCTGCTGCTCGGCGGCATCGCCCTGCTCGCCCGCCGCGCGGCGCAGCCCGACCCGCGCGACGCCTTGCCGGCCAGCCTCGCCGCGCTCGCCCGCGGCAATTACAGCGCGGCACGCAACCATGCGATCGTCGCCACCAAAGGCCCCGACGGCGGCATCGCCAACGCCGTGCTCGCGCGCACCTATCTGCTGCTCGGTGAGGGAGTCTCCGCAGAGGGCGCGCTCAACCGCGCCGTCGCCGGCGGCGTGCCGCAAGCGCGCCTCCACCAATTGTTCGCCGACGCCTGGCTGCTGCAAGGCGACCCCGACCGCGCGCTCGCCGAAGCCGCCCGCACCGACCCGCGCTACGGCGGCTATGCCGCGCGCGTCCGCGCCCGGGCGCTCGCCGCGAAGGGTGATGTCCCCGCCGCCACGCGCGCGCTCGAAGCATTGATCGCGCGCAACCCGCGCAACGCCTACGCCTATGCCGATCTCGCCCGCGTCCGCCTCGACGCCGGCGACATCCTCGGCGGCGACGTGGCCGCGCGCCGCGCCGTCGCGCTCGATCCGGCCAATCTCGCCGCCAGCGTACTCGCCGGCGAGATCGTCCGCAGCCGCTACGGCCTCGTCGCCGCCCTGCCATGGTTCGAACGCGCGCTTGAGCGAGACGCCTTCTATCATCCCGCGCTAATCGCCTACGCCGCCACCGCAGGCGACGCAGGCCGCTATTCGGCGATGCTGAACGCCACCCGCCGTGCGCTCGCCGCGCGCCCCGGCAGCCCGCAGGCGCTGTACTTGAACGCAGTCATGGCCGCGCGCGCCGGCAACCGACCTCTCGCCCGCGCCATGCTCGCCAGGATGGGTGACGCCGGCCTCGGCACGCCCGGTGTCGTGCTCCTCTCCGGCCTCGTCGCGTACGCCGACGGCGGCTACGAACAGGCTGTCGTCAGCTTCCGCGAGATCGTCGGCCGGCAACCGATGAACCTCGTCGGCCGGCGCTTGCTGGGTGCCGCACTGCTCCGCTCGGGCGACGCGCGCGGCGCGCTCGATATACTTCGCCCGCTCGCCGTCCGCCCCGATGCCGACAGCTACACGCTCGGCCTCGTCGGTCGCGCCTTCGAGGCGACCGGCGAGCGCGACTGGTCCGCCCGCTTCCTCGATCGCGCCGCGCGCCCAATGCTCGCTACCCCGCGTCCGTTCGAGGGCGACAGCGGCGTCGCAGTGCTCGCCAACGCAGTTGCCGACGCGCCTGGCGATCCCGCCGCCGCCGTCGCCTATATCCGCGGCCTGATCGCCGCTGGAGACCCCGCCACCGCTTATGCCAAGGCTCAAGCAATAGCCGCCGTATCGCCCGGCGTGCCCGACGCGCAGACCCTCGCCGGCGACGTGCTCGCGAGCGCCGGCCGCTACGCCCCCGCGCTCGCCGATTACCGCCGCGCCGCCGATCTGCGCTTCGACGAACCCGCGTTGCTCCGCCTCGCCGAAGCCGCCGACCGCGCCGGCCAGCGCCGCCAGGGCGCCGAGGCGCTCGCGCTGTATCTCTCGCAGAACCCGCAAAGCATCGTCGCGCGCCGCGCGCTCGCCAACATGCAGCTCGGCGCGCGTGACTGGCAGGCGGCGATCGACACGCTCGAAACGCTGCGCGACGCGATCGGCCCGCGCGACGCATTGCTCATGGCGCAGCTCGGCTATGCCTATGCCGGCGCCGGTGATCCCAAGACAGGCGCGATCTACGCCCGCGCCGCGTATGCGATGGCGCCGATGAACCCAGCGGTCTGCGACGCCTATGGCTGGGCGCTATACGAAAGCGGCGACACGCCCTCCGCGCTGCAATTGCTCGTGAAGGCCTCGAAGCTAACCCCCGAGCACGCCGGCATCCGCTGGCACTTGGCGCAAGCCCTCGCCGACGCCAACCGCAACGCCGAGGCCCGCCAGCAAATCCAGATCGCGATGCGCGACCCCTCGTTCCAGGATCGCCAGCCGGCAACGGCGCTGCTCAAGGCGCTGACCACCTAA
- a CDS encoding OsmC family protein gives MPTHSGSARYEGFGKDGRGWVSTQSGALADQPYGFATRFESEPGTNPEELIAAAHASCFTMALSFALAGAGHDKGTLETHAKVTLEKDGDGFTITKSALDLRAAVPGLAADEFERLAAEAKANCPVSKVLNAEITLTHLLAE, from the coding sequence ATGCCGACACATAGTGGTTCTGCGCGCTACGAGGGCTTTGGCAAGGACGGCAGGGGGTGGGTTTCGACCCAGTCTGGCGCGCTGGCGGATCAGCCTTATGGCTTTGCGACGCGGTTCGAGAGCGAGCCGGGCACCAACCCCGAAGAGCTGATCGCGGCGGCGCATGCGAGCTGCTTCACGATGGCGCTTAGCTTTGCGTTGGCGGGTGCGGGGCACGACAAGGGCACGCTCGAGACGCATGCCAAGGTGACGCTCGAGAAAGACGGTGACGGCTTTACGATCACCAAGTCTGCACTCGATCTGCGGGCGGCGGTGCCGGGGCTGGCTGCGGACGAGTTCGAGCGGCTGGCGGCGGAAGCAAAGGCAAATTGCCCGGTTTCCAAGGTGTTGAATGCAGAGATCACGCTTACGCATCTACTGGCGGAGTGA
- a CDS encoding GntR family transcriptional regulator, whose amino-acid sequence MTALSSDDSPVYIRLRGTIAASILRGDFRAGDQLPSVRALAAEHGANPLTVAKAYQSFQDEGYVEVRRGVGMFVLPGAAERLRVAERETFVTQHWPRIRAHIDLLGLDTAGLLDRERA is encoded by the coding sequence ATGACAGCGCTGAGCAGCGATGACAGCCCGGTTTACATCCGGTTGCGCGGCACGATCGCCGCAAGCATCCTGCGCGGTGACTTTCGCGCGGGTGATCAATTGCCCTCGGTGCGCGCGCTGGCGGCGGAGCATGGCGCCAATCCGCTAACGGTGGCGAAGGCCTATCAGTCGTTCCAGGACGAGGGCTATGTCGAGGTGCGGCGCGGGGTGGGCATGTTCGTGCTGCCGGGTGCGGCGGAGCGGCTGCGCGTGGCGGAGCGCGAGACGTTCGTAACGCAGCATTGGCCGCGGATCCGAGCGCATATCGATCTGCTGGGGCTGGATACCGCCGGGCTGCTGGATCGCGAGCGGGCTTAG
- the mobA gene encoding molybdenum cofactor guanylyltransferase — protein MGNNVLGAIFAGGQARRFGADKAEALFEGRALIDHVAAGLAPQTDALVVVGRSHGDLVSVADRPRAGLGPLGALAGALHHARAHGFAAVLSAPCDVPILPGDLVERLGGAGASYVAGLPVIGWWPSALAEHLAEWLAADRSLAVRHWTAAVGARGVALNVMPVNVNTVGDLAALRR, from the coding sequence ATGGGGAACAACGTTCTCGGGGCGATTTTTGCCGGCGGCCAGGCGCGGCGGTTCGGCGCGGACAAGGCGGAAGCCCTGTTCGAGGGGCGGGCGCTGATCGATCATGTCGCGGCTGGGCTGGCGCCGCAAACCGATGCGCTGGTGGTAGTCGGGCGGTCGCACGGCGATCTGGTGAGCGTTGCGGATCGGCCGCGCGCGGGGCTAGGGCCGTTGGGGGCGCTGGCGGGCGCTCTGCATCATGCGCGGGCGCATGGCTTTGCCGCAGTGCTCAGCGCGCCGTGCGATGTGCCGATCCTGCCGGGGGATCTGGTCGAGCGGCTGGGCGGGGCTGGGGCTAGCTATGTCGCGGGGCTGCCGGTGATCGGGTGGTGGCCGAGTGCGTTGGCGGAGCATCTGGCCGAGTGGTTGGCGGCGGATCGATCGCTGGCGGTGCGGCATTGGACCGCTGCTGTCGGGGCGCGGGGGGTGGCGCTGAATGTGATGCCGGTGAATGTGAATACGGTGGGTGATCTGGCGGCTTTGCGGCGGTAG
- a CDS encoding NnrU family protein, protein MGNVVVAAIAFVGTHFLLSHPLRAPLVRAAGERGFMGIYSLVAFATLIWLARAYSVALEGVPLWEVGDALWAIGTIVMLAGSILFMGSVVRNPALPEQKMSAVPEARGVFAITRHPMMWGFALWGIVHILIYPDPANIVLSGAIIILALIGAHMQDRKKATLQPEFWREWVRRTSYWPFAAIAAGRARIGKIGMHALGGGFVVWLVATWAHIPLAGWPAGIWRWI, encoded by the coding sequence ATGGGCAACGTGGTGGTGGCGGCGATCGCGTTCGTGGGCACGCACTTCCTGCTGTCGCATCCGCTGCGAGCGCCGTTGGTGCGCGCCGCCGGCGAGCGCGGCTTCATGGGCATCTACAGCCTGGTCGCCTTCGCCACGCTGATCTGGCTCGCCCGCGCCTACAGCGTCGCGCTCGAGGGCGTCCCGCTTTGGGAGGTCGGCGACGCCCTGTGGGCGATCGGTACGATCGTTATGCTCGCCGGCTCGATCCTGTTCATGGGTTCGGTGGTCCGCAACCCGGCGCTGCCCGAACAGAAGATGAGCGCAGTGCCCGAGGCCCGCGGTGTGTTCGCGATCACGCGTCACCCGATGATGTGGGGCTTCGCGCTGTGGGGCATCGTCCACATCCTGATCTACCCTGATCCCGCGAACATCGTCCTGTCCGGCGCGATCATCATCCTCGCGCTGATCGGCGCGCACATGCAGGATCGCAAGAAGGCGACGCTCCAGCCCGAATTCTGGCGCGAATGGGTGCGCCGCACCAGCTACTGGCCCTTCGCCGCCATCGCTGCCGGCCGCGCCCGGATCGGCAAGATCGGCATGCACGCGCTCGGCGGCGGCTTCGTCGTGTGGCTGGTCGCGACCTGGGCGCACATCCCGCTGGCCGGCTGGCCCGCCGGCATCTGGCGCTGGATCTGA